The following proteins are encoded in a genomic region of Streptococcus gwangjuense:
- a CDS encoding XRE/MutR family transcriptional regulator, producing MEHLGKVFREFRTSGNYSLKEAAGESCSTSQLSRFELGESDLAVSRFFEILDNIHVTIENFMDKARNFHNHEHVAMMGQIIPLYYSNDIVGFQKLQEEQLEKAKSSTNPLYFELNWILLQGLICQRDATYEMKQDDLDKVADYLFKTEEWTMYELILFGNLYSFYDVDYVTRIGREVMEREEFYQEIGRHKRLVLILALNCYQHCLEHLSFDNASYFETYTEKIIGKGIKLYERNVFHYLKGFALYQKGQCKEGCSQMQEAMHIFDVLGLPEQVAYYQEHYEKFVKD from the coding sequence ATGGAACATCTTGGAAAAGTATTTCGTGAATTTCGGACGAGTGGAAATTATTCTTTAAAGGAGGCGGCAGGGGAGTCTTGCTCTACCTCTCAGTTATCTCGCTTTGAGCTTGGGGAGTCTGACCTAGCAGTCTCGCGTTTCTTTGAGATTTTGGATAACATTCATGTCACAATCGAAAATTTCATGGATAAGGCTAGGAATTTTCACAATCATGAACATGTTGCCATGATGGGACAAATTATTCCGCTTTACTACTCAAATGATATTGTAGGTTTTCAAAAGCTTCAAGAAGAACAACTTGAAAAGGCTAAGAGTTCGACGAATCCCCTTTATTTTGAGCTGAATTGGATTTTGCTACAAGGTCTGATTTGTCAAAGAGATGCGACTTATGAGATGAAGCAGGATGATTTGGATAAGGTAGCAGATTATCTCTTCAAAACAGAAGAATGGACCATGTATGAATTGATTCTTTTCGGTAACCTCTATAGTTTCTACGATGTGGACTATGTCACTCGGATTGGTAGAGAAGTTATGGAGAGGGAGGAGTTTTACCAAGAGATTGGTCGTCATAAGAGATTGGTGTTGATTTTGGCCCTCAATTGTTACCAGCATTGTTTAGAGCATCTTTCTTTTGACAATGCAAGCTATTTTGAGACTTATACAGAGAAGATTATTGGTAAAGGTATTAAGCTTTATGAGCGTAATGTTTTTCATTATTTAAAAGGTTTTGCCTTGTATCAAAAGGGACAGTGTAAAGAAGGTTGTAGCCAAATGCAAGAGGCCATGCATATTTTTGACGTGCTAGGTCTTCCAGAGCAAGTAGCCTATTATCAGGAACACTACGAAAAATTTGTCAAAGATTAA
- a CDS encoding MFS transporter, whose amino-acid sequence MNRYAVQLISRGAVNKIGNMLYDYGNSVWLASMGTIGQTVLGMYQISELVTSILVNPFGGVISDRFSRRKILMAADLVCGILCLAISFIRNDSWMIGALIFANIVQAIAFAFSRPANKAIITELVEKDELVLYNSRLELVLQVVSVSSPVLSFLVLQFASLHLTLLLDALTFFIAFVLVALLPKEEPMVQDKKPFTGKDIFADIKDGLHYIWHQKEIFFLLLVASSVNFFFAAFEFLLPFSNKLYGVEGAYATILTMGAIGSIIGALIANKFKSSMNTLLFLLILTGVGVFMMGLPLPNILAFSGNLICELFMTIFNIHFFTQVQTKIDGEYLGRVLSTIFTLAILFMPIAKGLMTLLPSVHLYSFLIIGLGVVALSFLALGYVRTHFEKET is encoded by the coding sequence ATGAATCGCTATGCAGTACAGTTGATTAGCCGTGGAGCTGTTAACAAGATAGGGAATATGCTCTATGATTATGGAAATAGTGTTTGGTTGGCTTCCATGGGAACTATCGGACAGACAGTTTTAGGAATGTATCAGATCTCTGAACTCGTCACATCTATTCTCGTAAATCCCTTTGGTGGAGTCATTTCAGACCGTTTTTCTCGTCGTAAGATTTTAATGGCGGCAGACCTTGTTTGTGGAATTCTTTGTCTGGCTATTTCTTTCATAAGGAATGATAGCTGGATGATTGGGGCTTTGATTTTTGCCAACATTGTTCAGGCTATTGCTTTTGCCTTTTCTAGACCTGCAAATAAGGCCATTATCACAGAATTAGTAGAGAAGGATGAACTGGTCCTCTACAATTCTCGTTTGGAGTTGGTCTTGCAGGTTGTCAGTGTGAGTTCCCCTGTACTCTCTTTTCTGGTTTTACAATTCGCAAGTCTCCATCTGACGCTCTTACTAGATGCTTTGACTTTTTTTATAGCATTTGTTCTAGTGGCCTTACTTCCAAAAGAAGAACCAATGGTTCAAGATAAGAAACCTTTTACTGGGAAAGATATTTTTGCGGATATCAAAGATGGCTTGCACTATATCTGGCATCAAAAAGAGATTTTCTTTCTTCTGTTAGTGGCTTCCAGCGTTAATTTCTTTTTTGCGGCTTTTGAGTTTTTGCTTCCTTTTTCAAATAAACTATATGGAGTAGAAGGAGCTTATGCGACTATCTTAACCATGGGTGCGATTGGCTCAATTATAGGAGCACTGATAGCAAATAAATTTAAATCAAGTATGAATACACTTTTGTTCTTATTGATTTTAACAGGAGTAGGAGTTTTCATGATGGGTTTGCCACTACCCAATATTTTAGCCTTTTCTGGAAACCTGATTTGTGAACTCTTTATGACGATTTTTAATATTCACTTCTTTACACAGGTACAGACCAAGATTGATGGAGAATATCTGGGTAGGGTATTGAGTACCATTTTTACACTAGCTATTCTCTTTATGCCGATTGCGAAAGGTTTGATGACCTTGCTTCCAAGTGTTCATCTTTATTCTTTCTTGATTATTGGACTTGGAGTTGTAGCCTTATCTTTCTTAGCTCTCGGATATGTTCGAACTCATTTTGAAAAAGAGACATAA
- the ligA gene encoding NAD-dependent DNA ligase LigA → MNKRMNELVALLNRYATEYYTSDNPSVSDSEYDRLYRELVELETAYPDQVLADSPTHRVGGKVLDGFEKYSHQYPLYSLQDAFSREELEAFDARVRKEVPHPTYICELKIDGLSISLTYEKGILVAGATRGDGSVGENITENLKRVKDIPLTLPEELDITVRGECYMPRASFDQVNQARQKNGEPEFANPRNAAAGTLRQLDTAVVAKRNLATFLYQEASPSTRDSQEKVLKHLEQLGFVVNPKRILAESMDEIWNFIQEVGQERDNLPYDIDGVVIKVNDLVGQEELGFTVKAPKWAVAYKFPAEEKEAKLLSVDWTVGRTGVVTPTANLTPVQLAGTTVSRATLHNVDYIAEKDIRKDDTVIVYKAGDIIPAVLRVVESKRVSEEKLDIPTNCPSCDSDLLHFEDEVALRCINPRCPAQIMEGLIHFASRDAMNITGLGPSIVEKLFAADLVKDVADIYHLKEEDFLLLEGVKEKSASKLYQAIQASKENSAEKLLFGLGIRHVGSKASQLLLQHFHSIENLAQADPEEVASIESLGGVIAKSLQTYFATEGSEILLRELREAGVNLDYKGQTVVADAALSGLTVVLTGKLERLKRSEAKSKLESLGAKVTGSVSKKTDLVVAGADAGSKLQKAQELGIEVRDEAWLESL, encoded by the coding sequence ATGAATAAAAGAATGAATGAGTTAGTCGCCTTGCTCAATCGCTATGCGACTGAGTACTATACCAGCGATAATCCCTCGGTTTCAGACAGTGAGTATGATCGCCTTTACCGAGAGTTGGTTGAGTTAGAAACTGCCTATCCAGATCAAGTGCTAGCAGACAGTCCGACCCATCGTGTTGGTGGTAAGGTTTTAGATGGTTTTGAAAAATACAGTCATCAGTATCCTCTTTACAGCTTGCAGGATGCTTTTTCACGTGAGGAGCTTGAAGCTTTTGATGCGCGTGTTCGTAAGGAAGTGCCTCATCCAACCTATATTTGTGAGCTGAAAATAGATGGCTTGTCTATCTCGCTGACTTATGAAAAGGGGATTTTAGTTGCTGGGGCAACGCGTGGAGATGGTTCTGTTGGGGAGAATATCACGGAAAACCTCAAGCGTGTTAAGGACATTCCTTTGACCTTGCCAGAAGAACTAGATATCACAGTTCGTGGGGAATGTTACATGCCACGCGCTTCTTTTGACCAGGTCAACCAAGCTCGTCAAAAAAATGGAGAGCCTGAATTTGCCAATCCTCGTAATGCGGCGGCAGGAACCTTGCGTCAGTTGGATACAGCAGTAGTTGCCAAGCGCAATCTTGCTACCTTTCTCTATCAAGAAGCTAGCCCTTCAACTCGTGATAGCCAAGAAAAGGTGTTGAAGCACCTTGAACAACTCGGTTTTGTGGTTAATCCTAAGCGAATCTTAGCTGAAAGCATGGATGAGATATGGAATTTCATCCAAGAAGTAGGACAAGAACGGGACAATCTGCCTTACGATATTGATGGAGTGGTAATCAAGGTCAACGACCTAGTAGGTCAAGAAGAACTTGGTTTTACCGTTAAGGCTCCAAAGTGGGCAGTAGCCTACAAGTTTCCTGCTGAGGAAAAAGAAGCTAAACTCTTATCAGTTGATTGGACAGTTGGCCGTACGGGTGTTGTAACCCCAACTGCGAATCTAACACCAGTACAACTAGCTGGAACAACTGTTAGCCGTGCGACCCTGCACAATGTGGATTATATTGCTGAAAAAGATATCCGTAAAGACGACACGGTTATCGTCTATAAGGCTGGGGACATCATCCCTGCTGTTTTACGTGTGGTAGAGTCCAAACGGGTTTCTGAAGAAAAACTAGATATCCCTACAAACTGTCCAAGTTGTGATTCTGATTTGTTGCACTTTGAAGATGAAGTGGCCCTCCGTTGTATCAATCCACGTTGTCCTGCCCAAATCATGGAAGGTTTGATTCACTTTGCTTCTCGTGATGCTATGAATATTACAGGTCTTGGTCCATCTATCGTTGAGAAACTCTTTGCTGCAGATCTAGTCAAGGATGTGGCAGATATTTACCATTTGAAAGAAGAAGATTTCCTCCTTTTAGAAGGTGTTAAGGAAAAGTCTGCTTCTAAACTGTATCAGGCCATCCAAGCATCTAAGGAAAATTCTGCCGAGAAGCTCTTATTTGGTTTGGGAATTCGCCATGTAGGAAGCAAGGCCAGTCAGTTGTTACTTCAACATTTTCATTCAATTGAAAATCTGGCCCAGGCAGATCCAGAGGAAGTGGCTAGTATTGAGAGTCTGGGTGGTGTGATTGCCAAGAGTCTTCAGACTTATTTTGCGACAGAAGGCTCTGAAATTCTCCTCAGAGAATTGAGAGAAGCTGGGGTCAATCTGGACTATAAAGGTCAAACTGTAGTGGCAGATGCGGCCTTGTCAGGTTTGACCGTTGTATTGACTGGAAAATTGGAACGTCTCAAGCGCTCAGAAGCTAAAAGTAAACTCGAAAGTCTGGGTGCTAAGGTAACAGGCAGTGTTTCTAAAAAGACCGACCTCGTCGTTGCAGGAGCAGATGCTGGAAGCAAACTGCAAAAAGCACAAGAACTTGGTATCGAAGTTCGAGATGAAGCATGGCTAGAAAGTCTGTAA
- the pulA gene encoding type I pullulanase: MYNYPMRIHYHRKNGEYDTCSFVKSQDQRIDLLTYKEDYFGALFSFEHPSSHALESLNFVVHTGQTSKEYAIRFNHYPLLTEVWILEGDDRIYYSENPAIASPFYKDQNPFAFDKAINSASFDHHWGYQGELGCRVEDNQAHFSLWAPTATEVQIVVYESAANDAPVWKTFDMERGNSYSYNHKDNTIGVWSLDVEEDLTGKAYQYQVQFPHHQTLTRDPYTIATSPDGKRSAILSHEEKQVENFEVKHGSEATWRLANPCKAVICEMHIRDLTKSLTSGVDEHLRGTFLGAAQSGTVNQYGQSTAFDYIKKLGFNYVQLQPIADRHKEYDADGNVTYNWGYDPQNYNAPETSLSTNPEDPAQVIRDLKTMVQAYHDAGIGVIMDVVYNHTFSVVDAPFQTTVPDYYYRMNPDGTFQNGTGVGNETASEHEMFRKYMIDSLLYWVQEYNIDGFRFDLMGIHDVKTMQMIRQSLDEIDPNIILYGEGWDMGTGLAPYDKAKKDNAYQMPNIGFFNDNQRDAVKGGEVYGAIKSGFVSGAATEPILAKAILGSRELGTYTHPNQVLNYVEAHDNYNLHDLLATLHPDQSSEQIMRKVETATAMNLLMQGMAFMEIGQEFGRTKLVATGENGELTHDDRERAMNSYNAPDSVNQVNWDLINERQDSIAFIRQMIRLKTESSAFSYPTYDEIYHHVFVHSANEHSGWIAYEIQGEEHLLVVFNAKGQDFQFENAGNLELLVTNSHLSDKDMVGGVSASVFKVL, encoded by the coding sequence ATGTATAACTATCCTATGCGCATTCATTACCATCGCAAGAATGGAGAATACGACACCTGCTCTTTTGTAAAAAGTCAAGACCAGCGAATTGATTTGCTGACCTATAAAGAAGATTATTTTGGTGCCTTATTCAGTTTTGAACATCCAAGTTCCCATGCCTTAGAAAGCCTAAATTTTGTGGTTCACACAGGCCAAACTAGTAAGGAATATGCTATCCGTTTTAATCACTATCCCCTCTTAACAGAGGTTTGGATTTTGGAAGGAGATGATAGAATTTATTATTCTGAAAATCCTGCTATTGCAAGTCCCTTCTATAAAGATCAAAATCCTTTTGCCTTTGATAAGGCCATTAACAGTGCTAGTTTTGACCATCATTGGGGTTACCAAGGGGAATTGGGGTGCCGTGTAGAGGATAATCAAGCTCATTTTTCTCTTTGGGCTCCAACAGCGACAGAAGTGCAGATAGTCGTTTATGAATCAGCTGCTAATGACGCACCTGTTTGGAAAACTTTTGATATGGAAAGAGGCAATAGCTACTCTTATAATCATAAGGACAATACAATCGGTGTCTGGAGTTTGGATGTTGAGGAAGATTTGACTGGCAAGGCTTATCAGTATCAAGTTCAATTCCCCCATCACCAAACACTGACACGCGACCCATACACAATCGCGACCAGTCCCGATGGCAAACGTTCAGCTATTCTGAGTCATGAAGAAAAGCAAGTTGAAAACTTTGAGGTCAAGCACGGTTCGGAGGCTACTTGGCGCTTGGCTAATCCATGTAAGGCAGTTATTTGTGAAATGCACATTCGTGATTTGACCAAATCACTGACTTCAGGTGTGGATGAACATCTTCGAGGAACTTTCTTGGGTGCTGCTCAGTCTGGAACTGTTAACCAGTACGGTCAGTCAACTGCTTTTGATTACATCAAGAAGCTGGGCTTCAATTATGTTCAATTGCAACCAATTGCAGATCGTCATAAAGAGTATGATGCAGATGGGAATGTAACCTACAACTGGGGTTATGACCCACAAAACTATAACGCACCAGAAACGAGCCTTTCAACTAATCCAGAGGATCCAGCACAGGTCATTCGTGATTTGAAGACCATGGTTCAAGCCTATCACGATGCGGGTATTGGTGTCATTATGGATGTGGTTTATAACCATACTTTCTCAGTTGTTGATGCACCTTTCCAAACAACTGTCCCTGATTACTATTATCGTATGAATCCAGACGGTACTTTCCAGAATGGAACGGGTGTTGGAAATGAAACAGCCAGCGAACATGAAATGTTCCGCAAGTATATGATTGATTCCCTCCTATACTGGGTGCAGGAATACAATATTGACGGCTTCCGTTTTGATTTGATGGGGATTCATGATGTCAAGACTATGCAGATGATTCGTCAGAGCTTGGATGAAATTGACCCTAACATTATCCTTTATGGAGAAGGTTGGGATATGGGAACAGGTCTTGCACCTTATGATAAGGCTAAGAAGGACAATGCCTACCAGATGCCAAATATCGGTTTCTTTAACGACAATCAGCGTGATGCTGTCAAAGGTGGAGAAGTTTATGGTGCTATCAAGTCAGGATTTGTTAGTGGTGCTGCTACAGAGCCAATTCTTGCCAAAGCAATCCTAGGCAGTCGTGAATTAGGAACCTATACACATCCAAATCAAGTGCTTAACTATGTAGAAGCCCATGACAATTACAATCTTCACGATTTGTTGGCAACCCTACATCCAGACCAAAGTTCAGAGCAAATCATGCGCAAAGTCGAAACTGCCACAGCCATGAATCTACTCATGCAAGGGATGGCCTTTATGGAAATCGGTCAAGAATTTGGTCGTACCAAACTGGTTGCGACTGGTGAAAATGGTGAACTGACCCATGATGATAGAGAACGTGCTATGAATAGCTATAATGCTCCTGACAGTGTGAACCAAGTGAACTGGGATTTGATTAATGAGCGTCAAGATAGTATTGCGTTTATCCGTCAGATGATTCGATTGAAGACAGAAAGCAGTGCCTTTTCTTACCCAACTTATGATGAGATTTACCATCATGTTTTTGTTCATTCAGCCAACGAACATAGTGGTTGGATTGCCTATGAGATTCAAGGGGAAGAACATTTACTGGTTGTATTTAATGCTAAAGGGCAAGACTTCCAGTTTGAAAATGCTGGAAATCTAGAACTATTGGTGACCAATAGCCATTTAAGTGATAAAGACATGGTTGGTGGCGTCAGTGCCAGCGTCTTTAAAGTTTTGTAG
- the glgB gene encoding 1,4-alpha-glucan branching protein GlgB translates to MDKKQALETFKTGENFHLQHYLGAHREEKNGEYGYTFRVWAPNAQAVHLVGDFTNWVEHQILMERNEFGVWEVFTSLAQEGQIYKYHITRANGHQLMKIDPLAVRYEARPGTGAILTDIPEKKWKDGLWLARRKRLSFEERPVNIYEAHAGSWKRNPDGSPYSFAQLKDELIPYLVEMNYTHIEFMPLMSHPLGLSWGYQLMGYFALEHAYGRPEEFQDFVEECHLNNIGVIVDWVPGHFTINDDALAYYDGTPTFEYQDHNKAHNYGWGALNFDLGKNEVQSFLISSIKFWIDFYHLDGIRVDAVSNMLYLDYDNAPWTPNKDGGNLNYEGYYFLQRLNDVIKQAHPDVMMIAEESSSATQITDTKDSDGLGFDYKWNMGWMNDILRFYEEDPIYRKYDFNLVTFSFMYVFKENYLLPFSHDEVVHGKKSMMHKMWGDRYNQFAGLRNLYTYQICHPGKKLLFMGSEYGQFLEWKSEEQLEWSNLEDPMNAKMKYFTSQLNQFYKDHRCLWEIDTSYDGIEIIDADNRDQSVLSFIRKGKKDDMLVCVFNMAPVERKDFTIGLPVAGIYEEVWNTELEEWGGVWKEHNQTVQTQEGLWKDYEQTLTFTLPAMGASIWKIKRRLKPTKTDTSKKQKGVENEE, encoded by the coding sequence ATGGATAAGAAACAAGCTTTAGAAACCTTTAAGACAGGTGAAAATTTTCACCTCCAGCACTATCTGGGAGCACATAGGGAAGAAAAAAATGGAGAGTATGGCTATACTTTTCGTGTGTGGGCGCCTAATGCTCAGGCTGTTCACTTGGTAGGGGATTTCACCAATTGGGTTGAACATCAAATTCTGATGGAACGGAATGAATTTGGAGTCTGGGAAGTCTTTACCAGTCTTGCTCAAGAAGGCCAAATTTATAAGTACCATATCACGCGTGCAAATGGTCATCAGCTGATGAAGATTGACCCTTTGGCTGTTCGATATGAGGCACGACCTGGGACTGGGGCTATTTTAACAGATATTCCAGAAAAGAAATGGAAGGATGGTCTCTGGCTAGCCCGTAGAAAACGCTTGAGCTTTGAAGAGCGTCCTGTCAATATTTACGAGGCTCATGCTGGCTCTTGGAAGAGAAATCCTGATGGTAGCCCCTATAGTTTTGCTCAATTGAAAGATGAACTTATTCCTTACTTGGTTGAGATGAACTATACTCACATCGAGTTTATGCCTTTGATGTCCCACCCACTCGGTTTGAGTTGGGGCTATCAGCTTATGGGTTACTTCGCTTTAGAGCATGCCTATGGTCGCCCTGAAGAGTTTCAAGATTTTGTTGAGGAATGTCACTTAAACAATATTGGGGTTATTGTAGACTGGGTACCTGGTCACTTCACCATTAATGATGATGCCTTAGCTTATTATGATGGAACACCGACTTTTGAGTACCAAGACCATAATAAGGCTCATAACTACGGTTGGGGCGCGCTCAATTTTGACCTTGGGAAAAATGAAGTCCAGTCCTTCTTGATTTCTAGTATTAAGTTCTGGATTGATTTTTATCATTTAGATGGTATTCGCGTGGATGCGGTTAGCAATATGCTCTATCTTGACTACGATAATGCTCCATGGACACCTAATAAAGATGGTGGCAATCTCAACTATGAGGGTTATTATTTCCTTCAACGCTTGAATGATGTGATTAAACAAGCTCATCCAGACGTTATGATGATAGCTGAGGAAAGTTCATCAGCTACTCAGATTACTGACACTAAGGATTCAGATGGTCTAGGATTTGACTACAAATGGAATATGGGTTGGATGAATGATATCCTCCGTTTCTATGAAGAAGATCCGATTTATCGTAAATATGACTTTAACCTGGTGACTTTCAGCTTTATGTACGTCTTCAAGGAGAATTATCTCCTACCATTTTCACACGATGAAGTGGTTCATGGCAAGAAGAGTATGATGCACAAGATGTGGGGAGATCGATACAACCAATTTGCTGGTTTACGCAATCTCTACACTTACCAAATTTGTCACCCTGGTAAGAAATTACTGTTCATGGGTAGCGAATACGGTCAATTCCTAGAATGGAAATCTGAAGAACAGTTGGAATGGTCTAACCTAGAAGATCCAATGAATGCTAAGATGAAGTATTTCACTTCTCAGCTAAACCAGTTTTACAAAGACCACCGCTGTCTGTGGGAAATTGATACTAGCTATGATGGTATTGAAATCATTGATGCAGATAATCGAGACCAGAGTGTTCTTTCCTTCATCCGTAAGGGGAAGAAGGATGATATGTTAGTCTGTGTCTTTAATATGGCACCTGTTGAACGAAAAGATTTTACAATCGGACTTCCTGTTGCAGGGATTTACGAAGAAGTCTGGAATACTGAGTTAGAAGAGTGGGGAGGCGTTTGGAAAGAACATAATCAAACTGTGCAAACGCAAGAAGGACTATGGAAAGATTATGAGCAGACCTTGACCTTTACTTTACCGGCTATGGGAGCAAGTATATGGAAAATCAAGCGTCGCTTGAAACCTACTAAAACCGACACAAGTAAAAAACAAAAAGGAGTAGAAAATGAAGAATGA
- a CDS encoding glucose-1-phosphate adenylyltransferase, whose product MKNEMLALILAGGQGTRLGKLTQSIAKPAVQFGGRYRIIDFALSNCANSGINNVGVITQYQPLALNNHIGNGSSWGLDGINSGVSILQPYSASEGNRWFEGTSHAIYQNIDYIDSVNPEYVLILSGDHIYKMDYDDMLQSHKDNNASLTVAVLDVPLKEASRFGIMNTDANNRIVEFEEKPAQPKSTKASMGIYIFDWQRLRNMLVAAEKSNVDMSDFGKNVIPNYLESGESVYAYEFNGYWKDVGTIESLWEANMEYISPENALDSRNRQWKIYSRNLISPPNFLGANAHVEDSLVVDGCFVDGTVKHSILSTGAQVREGAEVVDSVIMSGAIVGQGAKIKRAIIGEGAVISDGVEIDGTEEVQVVGYDEVVGVATDED is encoded by the coding sequence ATGAAGAATGAAATGTTAGCTTTGATTCTTGCTGGTGGGCAAGGAACTCGTCTCGGTAAACTCACTCAAAGCATCGCAAAACCAGCTGTGCAATTTGGTGGGCGCTACCGTATCATTGACTTTGCTCTTTCAAACTGTGCTAACTCAGGCATCAACAATGTTGGAGTCATTACACAGTACCAACCACTTGCTCTTAACAATCATATTGGGAACGGTTCAAGCTGGGGACTAGATGGTATCAATTCTGGTGTCTCAATTCTTCAACCTTATTCTGCAAGTGAAGGAAATCGTTGGTTTGAAGGGACTAGTCACGCTATTTACCAAAATATCGACTATATCGACAGTGTTAACCCAGAGTATGTTTTGATTCTGTCTGGGGACCATATCTATAAAATGGACTATGATGATATGCTCCAGTCTCACAAGGATAATAATGCCAGTTTGACAGTAGCCGTTCTAGATGTTCCACTGAAAGAAGCAAGCCGTTTTGGTATCATGAACACAGATGCAAATAACCGTATTGTTGAATTTGAAGAAAAGCCAGCTCAACCTAAATCGACCAAAGCTTCTATGGGAATCTATATCTTTGATTGGCAACGCCTTCGCAATATGCTAGTTGCTGCTGAAAAGAGCAATGTCGATATGTCAGACTTTGGTAAGAATGTCATTCCAAATTACCTTGAGTCAGGTGAAAGTGTCTATGCCTACGAATTTAATGGTTACTGGAAAGACGTTGGTACGATTGAATCGCTTTGGGAAGCGAACATGGAGTACATTTCTCCAGAAAATGCCTTGGACAGCCGTAACCGTCAATGGAAGATTTACTCAAGAAACTTAATTTCACCACCAAACTTCCTTGGGGCAAATGCTCACGTGGAAGATTCCTTGGTTGTTGATGGCTGTTTTGTAGATGGAACTGTTAAACATTCTATCCTCTCAACAGGTGCGCAAGTTCGCGAAGGAGCAGAAGTAGTAGATTCAGTTATCATGAGTGGTGCAATTGTTGGTCAGGGAGCTAAAATCAAACGTGCCATTATTGGTGAAGGTGCAGTTATTTCTGACGGTGTCGAAATCGATGGAACAGAAGAAGTACAAGTTGTAGGATATGATGAAGTAGTGGGGGTAGCAACAGATGAAGATTGA
- the glgD gene encoding glucose-1-phosphate adenylyltransferase subunit GlgD, with protein MKIDKYSAILGNTVGFHDMSTLTDHRPVASLPFGGKYRLIDFPLSSLANAGVRSIFGIFQQDNISSVFDHIRSGREWGLSTLLSHYYLGIYNTRVESSTVGKEYYQQLLTYLKRSGSNQTVSLNCDVLINIDLNQVFHLHSANKGPITVVYKKLPKKDISEVNAILEVDETDHVRSHKLFDSKSSDEVYNMSTDIFVVDTPWLIERLEEEAKKEHPEKLRYVLRDLAAKEGAFAYEYTGYLANIHSVESYYKANKDMLESQKFYSLFSPNQKIYTKVKNEEPTYYANTSKVSTSQFASGSIIEGQVANSVLSRNIHVHKDSLVKDSILFPRVVIGEGAQVEYAILDKGVEVADGVVIRGTAEHPVVVKKGSKVTEDIHS; from the coding sequence ATGAAGATTGATAAATATTCTGCCATTTTAGGAAACACAGTTGGTTTTCATGATATGTCAACACTGACAGACCACCGTCCAGTAGCTAGTTTGCCATTTGGTGGTAAATATCGCTTGATTGACTTCCCGCTTTCAAGTCTTGCTAATGCTGGTGTCCGTAGTATTTTTGGTATTTTCCAACAAGACAATATCAGTTCAGTCTTTGACCATATCCGTTCAGGGCGTGAGTGGGGATTGTCAACTCTTCTTAGCCACTACTATCTAGGTATTTACAATACCCGTGTGGAAAGTAGTACAGTTGGAAAAGAATACTACCAACAGCTTCTTACTTATTTGAAACGTTCCGGCTCAAACCAAACAGTATCACTTAACTGTGATGTTTTGATTAATATTGATCTGAACCAAGTATTCCACCTACACAGTGCAAATAAGGGGCCAATCACTGTAGTTTATAAAAAATTGCCTAAAAAAGATATTTCAGAAGTAAACGCAATCTTGGAAGTAGATGAAACAGACCATGTTCGTTCTCATAAACTCTTTGATAGTAAATCATCAGATGAAGTTTACAATATGTCGACAGATATCTTTGTCGTTGATACACCGTGGTTGATTGAACGCTTGGAAGAAGAGGCTAAGAAAGAACATCCAGAGAAGTTGCGCTATGTTTTACGTGATTTAGCTGCCAAAGAAGGAGCTTTTGCCTACGAGTACACAGGTTATCTGGCAAATATTCATTCTGTAGAGTCTTATTACAAAGCTAACAAAGATATGCTTGAATCACAAAAATTCTACTCTCTCTTCTCACCAAACCAAAAGATTTATACAAAGGTCAAAAACGAAGAGCCAACTTATTATGCTAATACATCTAAGGTAAGCACTTCTCAGTTTGCCTCTGGTAGTATTATTGAAGGTCAAGTGGCTAATTCTGTTTTATCACGTAATATTCATGTGCATAAGGATAGCTTGGTTAAAGATAGCATCTTATTCCCTCGTGTTGTTATTGGAGAAGGTGCTCAGGTAGAATATGCTATCTTGGACAAGGGTGTTGAAGTTGCGGATGGCGTTGTGATTCGAGGAACTGCAGAACATCCAGTCGTCGTTAAGAAAGGTAGCAAAGTAACAGAGGATATTCATTCATGA